The segment GTGGTCTCACCGATTCATATCCGACCGTATCCAACTCCGACGGGATGAACCGGTTGCACGCGGTGCTGGCGGAGACTTCCCGCGGGTTGGTTATGGTGAATCTGGTGGATTTTGACAGCCTCTATGGGCATCGCAATGATGCTGCCGGTTATGCTGAGGCGCTGGAGGAATTTGACCGTCATCTGGCCTTACTCCTGCCCGCCATCAGGTCTACTGACTTATTGATCATTACGGCGGACCATGGCTGCGATCCCACTATGCCAGGCACGGATCATACCAGGGAATATGTTCCCCTGCTGGCGTTTAGCCCTGCACGGGAAACCGGTTTGGACTTAGGAATTCGGACAAGCTTTGCTGACATAGGGGCGACTATAGCGGAAATTTTTCATTTGCCGGGATTAGAATATGGACAGAGTTTTCTTCCGGCTTTCAAAGAAAATTGAAATTCCCATAAATTTAATATTTTTACTGAAGTTCTTGCATTGGCCGGGTTTACCCCGGCCTTTAATTTTTTGCTGTTTATTTTCCAGACTAAGTTTAGCTGCGGGTGGTTAATCTAAAAAAGAGATATGCCGAAAGTGAAAAGAAAGGAGTGTCGTATGTAATATGCGGCTTTCACACTCACTCTCATTCCCCTGGATAGCCTGCTTGATAATTTTTGCCGTTGTATGTAGTATAGGCAGTACTGTTCTGGCAGCCCCCAAAGCCAAAGACCGGTCCGGCGCTAATACCGCTGCAACTATTGCCACATCTGCCGAATCGGCAGTTATTCTTGATGCTAACGGCGCCATTTTATTTGAGAAAAACGCGCATAAGAGGCTGCCTCCGGCCAGTGTTACCAAAATCATGACTTTATTGCTGGCTGTTGAGGCAGTGGAGCAGGGCAAGATAAAACTCACCGACGAGGTAGCCGTATCGCACCAGGTTTGGCGGCAGGGAGGCTCTCAAATATGGCTGGAGCCCGGCGAAAAAATGTCGGTGAAGGAAATGATGACCGCAGTGGCGGTAGTCAGTGCGAATGATGCTGCGCTGGCCATTATGGAACACATATACGGCAACCAGCAGGCAGCTGTTGATGCCATGAATCTAAGGGCGACAGAATTAGGCCTGCAAAATACCCATTTTGCCAATGTGAATGGGCTGCCCATTCCGGATCATTATATGAGCGCCTACGATACCGCGCTGATTGCCAGAGAAGCGCTTCGATACCCATTGTATATGGAACTGGTCGGTATCAAGGAGCATTGGCTGAGAAACGGCAAGAATTGGCTGGTCAATACCAATAAACTGCTCTGGTGGTATCCCGGCGCTGACGGGCTAAAAACCGGTTGGACCGAAGAGGCTAAATATTGTTTTGTTGGAACTGCCAAACGGGATGGATTACGGCTAATTGCTGCTGTTTTCGCCACACCCGAACCCAGATCCCATTTACGGGAAACCATGAAATTATTCGACTGGGGATTTGCCAATTTCACAGCTAATTCGATCGTGGAACAGTTTGCCCCGATCCAGCGCATAAAAGTCAGCAAAGGCATGGATAAAGCGATCAATGTCGTTGCTGCCGAATCTTTATCCGTCATTTTACCTAAAGGCAAAAAGACAAACATGGAAAAGAAAATCACTTGCAGCACATGGCTGACCGCCCCGGTTATGAAAGGCCAGAAGTGCGGTGAAATGTTGGCTTTGCAAGACGGCAAGATAGTCGGTAAAATAGACTTGATAGCAGAAAAAGATGTGGCTAAAGCCGGCTTTACTAAGATTTTTACCGATAATGTCCTGGAGTTGTTTAAAGTAACGAAATAAAAGCTATTTCAAAAAGGGAGATTACTCCCTTTTTTATTACGCCAGAAAAGAGTTCTGCAATGCAGGCTTTTTTTTTGTCTGCCCACTTTTTCATTTTCATCCTTTTTAGCAGGAAAAAATTTCCTTACGGCGAATGATATAACAAAAAAGTTGGAGGGATCATGTTGAAAATAAACACGCTCATCAGGAAAGATTATTTGCTAGTACGCCTTGAGGGCGAGTTTGACGTACATGCTGTAGAACAATTCCGGCAGGTTATTGACGAGAGTATTGAGACCAGCGAGGTTAGAAATCTGGCTCTTAGCCTCAAGGGAGTTAGTTTCATTGACAGTTCAGGCGTTGGGGCCATACTGGGATGGTATAAAAAAATTCAGGCTTCTAACGGCGAAACCATCCTGATTCATTTGCCGGCTCAGGTGGAGCGAGTCTTGGCTCTTTCCGGACTTACGAAGATTATGAAGGTATATCCCGGCGAAAAGGATGCATTTGAAGCCGCAGTGGGAGGTTGAGCATGATGAAAAACCAGCTGAAGATGAGTTTTGACAGTCTCAGTGAAAATGTCGGAATTGCCAGAATTACAGCTGCCGCTTTTTCCAGCCAGGTTGATTTTACTCTTTCGGATATTGAGGAAATCAAAGTGGCCATCTCGGAGGCGGTTTCTAATGCCGTGATTCATGGCTATGCCGAAACAAAAGGGACGATCGAAATGATAATGACACTCTGTGACAATTACATAGAGTATGTCGTGTCAGATCAGGGCGCCGGAATTGCTGATGTGAATCTAGCCAGACAGCCTGCCTACTCATCCATGCCGGAACGTATGGGTCTGGGTTTTGTCTTTATGGAGTCGTTTATGGATGAACTGGAAGTGAAGTCGACTGTAGGTTCGGGCACAATGGTACGAATGATTAAAAAATTTGATGCCAAACCGGTTCATTAGGCGGGATATGTATGTTAGGAGATGAAGCGTTAAAAGAGTTGATTTCTCAGGCCCAGGCAGGCGATCAGCAGGCTAAAGAACAAATCCTGAACTCGAATATGAATTTGGTCAGAAGTATTGTCCACCGGTTTACAGGGCGGGGATACGAATGGGACGACTTATTTCAAATCGGCTGTATAGGGTTAATTAAAGCCATCGACCGGTTTGATTTGACCTATAGCGTGAAATTCTCAACCTATGCGGTTCCCATGATCATTGGTGAAATACGGCGGTATATCAGGGATGATAATCCGATGAAGGTGAGCCGCTCCTTAAAAGAGCTTGCCTATCGGGTGCACCGGGCGGAAGAGAAACTGCAGGCTGCTCTTGGCCGGGATCCCACTGTTACTGAGGTGGCCGCGGAGTTATCTCTGTCGGCTCAGGAGGTGATTGCCGCTGCCGAAGCCAATCTGCATCCTGCCTCC is part of the Acetonema longum DSM 6540 genome and harbors:
- the sigF gene encoding RNA polymerase sporulation sigma factor SigF, coding for MLGDEALKELISQAQAGDQQAKEQILNSNMNLVRSIVHRFTGRGYEWDDLFQIGCIGLIKAIDRFDLTYSVKFSTYAVPMIIGEIRRYIRDDNPMKVSRSLKELAYRVHRAEEKLQAALGRDPTVTEVAAELSLSAQEVIAAAEANLHPASLYEQTYRDDGDPILLLDQIKHSDRQEADFENFALREVLAQLPQREQAVIHLRFFHDKTQAEIAAMIGLSQVQVSRIEKNALKMIKELLQTSG
- a CDS encoding anti-sigma factor antagonist (This anti-anti-sigma factor, or anti-sigma factor antagonist, belongs to a family that includes characterized members SpoIIAA, RsbV, RsfA, and RsfB.), giving the protein MLKINTLIRKDYLLVRLEGEFDVHAVEQFRQVIDESIETSEVRNLALSLKGVSFIDSSGVGAILGWYKKIQASNGETILIHLPAQVERVLALSGLTKIMKVYPGEKDAFEAAVGG